The DNA region AGACACACCAGGCACGACTCGCCGGCCTGGCGGGTCCCGGCAAGGAGGCACTGCGCCTGCTGCGCGGCGCCCTGGGCGGCCAGGCGCCCGTCTCGGTCCGGGAGAACACCGCCGTACTGCCGGAGGGCTCCACGCCGCAGTGGTCCCGCGAGACCGTGCTCTTCGACTTCGACGACGAGATCATCGCCGCCGCGAAGGGGGAGGAGCTGACCCGGGCCCTGGTCGCCAAGGGCATGGTGCCCGGGTGCACTGCCGTCGGCTGGAGCGGTTTCGGGAGCGACGAGTACGCGCAGACCGTCGCGGCGGGCTGGGTCCTCGGGGACCTCAGGCCGCTGCCCGGCATGGAGGCAGCGGGTCTGCGCCGTGAGGTCGACGCCGCGACCCGCCCGGTGTGGAAGGAGTTCAAGGCGCTTTCGCGGGCTGAGCAGCTCTCGCGGATCAAGGCGATGCGCGCCGCCGCGTTCTCCTGCGAGGGCGACGCGTTCGACGCGCTGAAGGGCGGTGCGTCGCGGTGAGATGGCTGACGCTGTACGCGCGCTCGCGGCAGGTGCCCGCATCACTGGCCGCGGTGGTGATCAGCGCGGTGACGGTGTGGGCGCTCGCCCGGGACGGCGGCGGGGAACCGGGGGATCCGCGGCCGGCCGTGCTCGTCCTCGCGGCGGCTGCCATGGCGGTGTCGATCGGGCTCAGCGGGCAGGACCTCGCGCTGGACCGGACGGCCGCGATCCGCTGGGTGCCCCGCAGGGCGGCGCACGTGCTGCTCGGCGGTGTGGCCGTCGGTACGGTGCTGCTGACCGTGCAGGTGATGGGCGAGGACCTGGCCACGACCGCGTTCGTCGTCCGGGACAGCACGGGGCTGATGGGGCTGGTCGCCCTGGGCGCGGCGCTCGCGGGCGGGCAGTTCGGGTGGACACTGCCGTTCGCCTGGCTCGCGTTCTCGTTCTTCGCTCCGCCCGCCACGAGCGTGCCGATGCAGGTGGCGACCTGGATGGTGGTGCCGCCCGGTACGGCGGCGGGCACCTGGACGGCCCTGGTGCTCGCGGTCGCCGGCACGGCGGCCTACGCCTTCGCGGGACCGAGGCGGTAGCCGGTCCGGGCCCCCGGGCCGGGGCGCGGCGGTGACGTCGAGGTGCCGCGCCCGGGCCGGGGCGCGGCGGTGACGTCGAGGTGCCGCGGACCGAAGCGCGTGGCTCGTCGGTCAGTCGCGTGTCTCGTGCGACTCGGCCGGGCTCGTTGTCGTCGGCCGGTGTGGACTGTTCGGTGGTGTTGCCGGTGGCGGCCCAGCCGGCGAGGAGGATGAGAGCGTCGTGGGTGGGTGAGGCGGGTTCGGCGGTGTAGGTGAGGAGGACCTGACGGGGGTCGGCGCCCAGGGGGAAGGTCTCGAAGGGCAGGTCGAGGTCGCCGACGACGGGGTGGTGGAGGAGCTTCACGCCGGTGGTGTGCATCCGGACGTTGTGGGCGGCGGCCCAGCGGTGGCGGAACTCCTCGCTGCGGGTGGACAGTTCGCCGATCAGGTCGGTCAGCCGCCGGTCGTAGAGGTCGCGGCCGGCCTCGGCGCGCAGCATGGCGACGGCGTCGCCGGCGACCTGGTCCCAGTCGCGGAAGAACGTGGTGGCGTGGGGGCCGAGGAAGATGAAGCGGGCGTTGTTGGGCGGGCGCGCCGGGTCACTGTAAGTCGTGGCGCCCGGGTACTTCCGCACCGAGTTGCTGGTGGACGGCTCCACCGTCTGGCCCGAGCTGTCCATCGACGACTACGCCCCGCGCACCGCCCCGAGGACCGAGGGCATGAAGGGCATGAACGGCAAGCAGCCCGGCGACCCCGCCAAGCTCGCCCGCGCCCTGCTCACCATCGCCGGCCAGGACAGGCCCCTGCTGCGCTTCGTCGCCGGCGCGGACGCCATCGGGAAGACGAGCGGCTGGGCACCGTGCTCGTCGTCATCCTGACCACCCTGGGCGTGAGGAGCGGCAAGATCCGCAAGTCCCCGGTCATCCGGGTGGAGCACGACGGCTCCTACGCCGTATTCGCCTCCGCGGGAGGAGCCCCCAAGCACCCGGTCTGGTACCACAACGCGGTGGCCGGCCCCCGAGTCGAGCTCCAGTGCTGCCCCGCGGAAGTTCGTTGAGGGGGTTGATCAAGCTGTCCCCCTCATAGTCGGCAAGGTGCTGGAGCCCGCTTGTTCACCGGATTCCGGAGTCGGGATATTCGGCATCCCATTCTTGGCGTGCTTGCGCGATGGCGTCGCGGTGTTCCGCCGACCAGTCCGTGAGGGCCTTGACCAGATAGGTGAGGCTGTGGCCCATCGCGGTGAGCTCGTACTCGACCTGCGGGGGCACTATGGGGTGCACGGTCCGGGTGACCAGGCCGTCGCGTTCCAACCGGCGCACGGTGAGCGTCAGCATCCGCTGTGAGATACCGGGTATGGCGCGCTGTAGCTGTCGGAAACGGCGGACACCCTGCGCCAGTTCGACGACGACCAGGACCGACCATTTGTCGCCGATCCGGTCGAGTACATCGCGGATCCCGCAGTCCTCGTGCTCGTCGCCGCAGCTGACGACGGGTTCGGTGGTTACCCCGGTGTGCCCCACTGACATGGAAGTGCCTCCTTACGCTCCCTGCCGCAAACCCGCAGGATGATCCCGGTTACCGAAGAGAACCTACCGGAACGGGAAGACCCTGATGATCCTGGTTACGGGCGCCGCCGGCGCCCTGGGCACGCTGATCGCCGAGCGGCTGGCCGACCGCGACGACACCGTCCTTGGAACGCGCGAACCTCAGCGGCTCAAGGCCCCGCTGCCGGTCCGCCACATCGACTTCGACGAGCCCGGCACCCTCGCCGGGGGCTTCGAGGCTGTGGATGTACTGCTGCTGATCTCCGCAGGCTACGGCGAGGACGACACCGTTATAGCCCGGCACGGTGCCGCCATCGACGCCGCGGAGAAGGCCGGTGTGGGGCATGTCGTCTATACGAGCCTGACCACCGACGGCGATCACCTTCCCTACGCGCTGCCGCACCGTTGGACCGAGCGTCGGCTCCAGGCGAGCACCATGGACTGGACGATCCTGCGCAATGGCCTGTACGCGGAGTTGCTGGGTGGCATAGCGGCGCCGTCGGCCGACGAGCGGATTACCGCCCCGCTCGGCGAGGGCCGACTGGCCGCCGTTGCACGGGCGGATCTGGCCGATGCCGCGGCACACGTGACGGTGGAGGCACCCGCTCATGCGGGGCGCATCTATGAACTCGTCGGCGAGCAGGCCATCGGCGGAGCCGACCTGGCCCGCGCTCACGGCCCACACGTCACCTACGAGCCGGAGACCCTCGCGCAGGCCCGCACGCGCATCGCCGCTTCCGGCGCCGAGCCGTTCCAGGTGCCGATGCTGGTGGGCACCTACTCCGCCATCGCGACCGGATTCATGTCCCGCACCGGCGGTGATCTGCGTCAACTGCTGGGCCGCGCACCCCACTGCGCGCTCACAGCAGCCCTCGCATAGCCCACACAGCAACCATTCCGCGCCGCCAGGACAGTGCCATGCCCCGCGCGACCAAGAGGGTTCTGACGGCGGTTGTGGTGGACCTTGCCGAGCCGGTGCGTGGGCGCCTGCTGCGGCTCACAGCGTCTATGACCGCACAGGTCCGGCAGGTCCTACGGGCGAAGATCGCTCTGGCTGCGGCTGACGGGCTGGCCAACGCCCCGATCGCACGCGCCGTCGCGTCCTGCGGAACGGCGACTTCCACAGTCGAGACGACCTCATCGACAAGATGGACACCTACGTCATCCAGCACAACAAGACCGCGAAGCCCTATCGCTGGACCTACGGCGGCACCCCGCTCAAGACAGCGTGATCGACACCCTCAACGAACTGCGAGGCAGCACTAGGACGGCCCGCCAGGACATGCTGGCCCGCGCGGTGACCGGGGACGAGAAGGCCGTGTGGTGGGCCCGAGCCGTCGAGGCGTTCCCTCAATACGCCGAGTACCAGAGGAACACGGCCCGTGAGATCCCCGTCCTCGTGCTGGAGCCGGCGGCCCAGGAGCACTGACCTCGTCGCGCCGGCCCCTGAGGGCCGGGCCGACGAGGTTCTCGCTGTGGAAGGGGCCGTAGACGCGACGTCATGCGTACGACGGCGGTGCCCGCCCTCGCCAAGAGCGTGGCGATCGTCGACGAAGTACGGGCCATCGGCGCCGAGATCGGCTCCCGACCAAGGTGAAGGCAGCCGTGTGGGCGTTCTGGACAGCCAACGGGCGAGATGCCGTCTCGTGATGCAGTATGCGGCGCCGAACGGTGAGGCGGCCCCGACAGGCGGAACGGGGGCACCGCCATACCCGTGGCCTCGCCGGCGTAGGAGTCGCGAGGTGTCCGGGCGAGGGAGCGATTCCTGGAAGCGGGAGCCGACGCGGCGCGCCCGTCGACCAGCACCGCGCACGCGCCGCGAGCACCGGCGCCAGCCCTTCTTCGAGGCGGTCGGGTCCAGGTGCTCGTCGAGCCGACCTCGGCAGCCCGGTCCGGAGCTGAAGGGCTCGCTCGACAGCTGACCCGGCGGACACCGGGCGCCTTGCCCCGACCGCGAACGCGCCCCGTGCCCGAGCCCGTGTCCGCGGTTCGTGCCCAGGGCCGGGTGGGCGTTCGGACGGCACACAGGGGCGGCCCCGACCATGGTCGGGGCCGCCCGCCGTCGGTCCTGCGTGCGGATCAACTCTGCCGCTGGCCCTGCCGCACGGCCTCGTCCGTCACGTCGGCCACCTGACCTGCCGGCGGCGGTGTGGCGTCGACCTCGGTGCCGAAGTCGGAGTAGTTCATCACCATGGTCATCTTGACCTGCTCGGACGCGGCACCGCTGGTGTCCGGCTTCGCGCTCGCGGCGGCCGGAGCCTTGACCGTCATGTCGATCTGCTGGCGGCGCAGCCGGCCGTCGTCGTCGAGCCAGACATGCATCGGCAGCGTCGGGCCGACCTGCTCGCGCAGCTGAGCGCCGCCCGGCAGTTCGGCGACGTCCACCGAGACCCGGTAGTGGGTGGTGTCGACACCGTCCACCTTCTCGGTACCGACCTCGGTGACGTCCTTGTCGGTGATCGCCTTGGCGTACGCGGCGGACTGGGCCGGGTCGCCGATCTGCTGGCCGCTCACGCCCTGCCCCTGCGCGGCCTTCCTCAGGTCGATCTTCATCCAGGGCTTGCCCTGGGCCTGCTGACCGGGCACCTTCTGATACAGCACCTGGTCGACGACGCGCTGCTCGATGCTCTTGCCCTCGGCGGTGACGGTCATGACGCTTTCGCCCTCTTGGAAGTCGAGCGCGCCCTGGCCGTCCGTGGTGATCGACTGGCCCTTCGCGGACACCTTCATGTCGATCGTCATTTTGGCCGTCTCGGCCTCGGCCGTCTTGTCGTAGGCGGCCCGTACCGCGGTGGTGCCGTCCTCCTGGGCGCCCGCGCCAGTGCTCGCGCTGGACGAGGGACCGGCCTTGTCCGACGCCGGCTCACTGTCATTTCCACAGCCCGTCAGAACGATGCTGCCCATCACCGCGGCCGTCCCGATCGCCGCGGCTTTCATCCTCCTGTTGCGCATGTGAATACCCATCTCCCTATCGACCGTCGGCCGACTTCTGAAGACCGACTTTCTGCCGTCCCGAATTCCCGAGACGCAGGTGAACACGCCTGTCCCGTACGTGTCTTGGCGCGAAAGCATGGGTACGGCCAGGTTGGGGAGGGCTCTCTGAGACAACAGGCCGCGCAGTGCGAATGGACCTTGTGATCGGGGGAAGAAGTTCGCCCCTTCCGGCAATGGAAGGCCCTCACGGCGTCACCGGAATACGGAATTCGGAGTTCTCAATTCCGCATTGGAGAACTCGCTGAGTCGGTAGCGAAATCTTGTCGTGTACGCGCACTCGGGGCAGGCGCGGCCGGGCGACGGCTCGACGGTGTCCGAGGCGGGGAGCCCCGGTGTCCCGCCTCGGTGTCCCGCCTCGGCGGCCAGGGTCGGCGGCCAGGGTCGGCGGCCCGGGGCGGCGGGGCGCGGGTGAGGGAACCCGGACGCCCTCGATCGGGCCCCCGGCCTGGTCGGGTCCTCCACTTTGTCCCGAGCCAGGAAAAAGCGTCGAAGGCTCGCGTGAAAGGGGTTACGGAACCCGACGAAGCTCGCTAACTTCCTTGAAATGAACCGGTCATACAGCTGTGACCGGTCATGACGGCGCGACGGCGCGCGCCTGTGCACCGCTTGGCAGTCCGGCGAGGGCTGCTGTCATCCCACCCCACACTGGGAGACCTCTGTGCGCACGAAACCGCTCAGACACAGACGTGTCCGTCATCTGCTGACCGCCGTGGCCTGCGCCTTCGGCTGCCTGCTGCCCGTGTCCCCGGCCGCCGCCCGCCCTGCGGACCCGGCCGCCGCCCGCCCCGCGGACGCCGTCGGCGTGCCCACGCCGGCCGCCGTCGAGTATCAGCAGGTCACGCTCGCCAAGGGCGTGGCCGAGATGGGCGAGCCCATGACCTTGGCGGTGCTGCCGGACCGTTCCGTCCTGCACACCGCCCGGGACGGCACGGTCCGGCTGACCAACGCCGCGGGGACCACCACCGTCGCGGGCAAGCTCGACGTGTACGGCCACGACGAGGAAGGCCTCCAAGGCGTCGCCGTGGACCCCGGCTTCGCGTCCAACCGGCACGTCTTCCTCTACTACGCACCCAAGCTCAGCACGCCGGGCGGTGACGCCCCGTCCGACGGCGCGGCCTCCGACTTCGCCCCGTTCGACGGGGTCAACCGGCTCTCCCGGTTCGTCCTGAGGACCGACGGCACCCTGGACCTCGCCGGCGAGAAGAAGATCCTGGACGTGCCGGCATCTCGCGGCATCTGCTGCCACGTGGGCGGCGACATCGACTTCGACGCGGTCGGCAACCTGTACCTGTCCACCGGCGACGACACCAACCCGTTCGCCTCGGACAGCTACACCCCGATCGACGAGCGCTCCACCCGTAACCCCGCCTTCGACGCCCAGCGTTCCTCGGCGAACACCAACGACCTGCGCGGCAAGGTCCTGCGGATCAAGGTCAACGCCGACGGGTCGTACACGATCCCGAGCGGCAACCTCTTCCCGGCCGGCACCGCGAAGACCCGTCCCGAGATCTACGCGATGGGCTTCCGCAACCCCTTCCGCATGAGCGTCGACAAACCCACGGGCATCGTCCACCTCGGCGACTACGGCCCCGACGCCGGCACCGCCAGCCCCACGCGCGGACCGGGCGGGCAGGTGGAGTTCAACCGGATCACCAAGCCCGGCAACTTCGGCTGGCCGTACTGCACCGGCGACAACGTCGCCTACATCGACTACGACTTCGCCACCAAGGCCTCCGGGTCCGCGTTCAACTGCGCGGCGCCCACCAACAACTCACCGAACAACACCGGACTCACCACCCTGCCTCCCGCCCAGCCCGCCTGGATCCCCTACGACGGCGGATCCGTCCCGGAGTTCGGCAACGGCTCGGAGTCCCCGATGGGCGGCCCGGTCTACCGCTACGACGCCGCCTCGACCTCCGCGGTGAAGTTCCCGCAGGAGTTCGACGGCGACTACTTCGCCGGCGAGTTCGGCCGCCGCTGGATCAAGCGCATCGAGACCGGCACCGACGGCGCCGTGCAGTCCATCAACTCCTTCCCCTGGAGCGGCACCCAGGTGATGGACATGGCCTTCGGCCCCGACGGAGCCCTGTACGTCCTCGACTACGGCACCGGATACTTCAGCGGCGACGCGAACTCCGCCCTGTACCGCATCGAGCACGTCACCGACGGACTCGCCCCGACCGCCCAGGCGAAGGCGAACGTCACCTCGGGCAGGGCACCCCTGGCCGTCTCCTTCTCCTCGGCCGGCAGCACAGACCCGGACGGCGACGCCCTCACCTACGCCTGGACCTTCGGCGACGGAGCCTCCTCCACCGCCGCCAACCCCACGCACACCTATGCGGCCGACGGCCAGTTCACGGCCACGCTGAAGGTCACGGACACCACCGGCAAGTCCGCCACGGCGTCCGTGCGGATCACCGTGGGGAACACCGCACCCACGGTGCGACTGGACCTGCCCGTGGACGGCAGCATCCACGACTTCGGCGACGCCATCCCGTTCAAGACGACGGTGACCGACCCCGAGGACGGCACCATCGACTGCACCAAGGTCAAGGTCACCTTCATCGTCGGGCACGACAGCCACGGCCACCCGCAGACCTCGACCACCGGATGCCAGGGCACGCTCCAGACCCTCGCGGACGGCGAACACGACCCCAACGCCAACATCTTCGGCGTGCTCGACGCCGAGTACACCGACAAGGGCGCCGCCGGACAGCCCGCGCTGACCACGCACGACCAGCACGTCGTCCAGCCCAGCCACCGGCAGGGCGAGCACTACGGCGCCTCCGCGGGTGTCGACGTCATCAGCCACGCTCCCGCCCACGGCGGCAAGACCGTCGGCAACATCGAGAACGGCGACTGGATCTCCTTCACGCCGTACGCCCTCGGCAACGCGACCCGGTTCACCGCCCGGGTCTCCTCCGCGGGCGCGGGCGGCACCATCGAGGTCCGCGCCGGATCGACGACCGGCACCCTGCTGGGCACGGCGACCGTACCGGTGACCGGCGGCTGGGAGACCTTCCAGGACGTGACGGCCGACCTGAGCAACCAGCCCGGCGGCTCCACCTCCCTCCACCTGGTCTTCAAGGGCGGCAGCGGCCCGCTCTTCGACGTGGACGAGTTCTCCTTCACCACCGGTGGCACCAGCCGCGCGGGTGAGGTGAAGGGCGTGAACGGCAAGTGCCTGGACATCGACAACGCGCAGACCGCCGACGGCACGAAGGCGCAGATCTGGACGTGCAACGGCTCCGCTGCGCAGAGGTGGACGGTCCCGGCTGACGGCACGCTGCGGGCGCTGGGCAAGTGCCTGGACGTGTCCGGCGGGGGCGGTGCGGACGGTACGAGGATCCAGTTGTGGACGTGCAACGGCTCGGGTGCGCAGGGGTGGGCGGCCCAGTCCGACGGCACGGTCCGCAACCCGCAGTCCGGCAAGTGCCTGGACGCGTCCGGCGGCACCTGGAACGACGGAACCCCGGTCCACCTGTGGACCTGCCACGCCAACACCAACCAGAAATGGACCCTGCCGTAGGAGGGAGGAGACCGACCATGCGTACCTACCTGAAAGCAGCCCTCGGCCTGTTCGCCGGAGCCGCGCTCTGCCTGGGTCCCCAGGCAGCGGCACTACCAGGAGGGGTGAACCAGTCCGTCAGTGACTCCGTCACCGCGTCCGTCAGCGCGGCGACACGCGCGGCGGCGGACCCGGCGTACAAGATCCTCGTCTTCTCCAAGACGGCGGGCTTCCGCCACGACTCGATCGACGACGGCATCGCCGCCCTGCGCGGCCTCGGCAGCGCGAACAACTTCACCGTGGACGCGACCGAGGACGCGCAGGCCTTCACCACGGGCAATCTCGCC from Streptomyces sp. ALI-76-A includes:
- a CDS encoding helix-turn-helix domain-containing protein — encoded protein: MSVGHTGVTTEPVVSCGDEHEDCGIRDVLDRIGDKWSVLVVVELAQGVRRFRQLQRAIPGISQRMLTLTVRRLERDGLVTRTVHPIVPPQVEYELTAMGHSLTYLVKALTDWSAEHRDAIAQARQEWDAEYPDSGIR
- a CDS encoding NAD(P)H-binding protein — its product is MILVTGAAGALGTLIAERLADRDDTVLGTREPQRLKAPLPVRHIDFDEPGTLAGGFEAVDVLLLISAGYGEDDTVIARHGAAIDAAEKAGVGHVVYTSLTTDGDHLPYALPHRWTERRLQASTMDWTILRNGLYAELLGGIAAPSADERITAPLGEGRLAAVARADLADAAAHVTVEAPAHAGRIYELVGEQAIGGADLARAHGPHVTYEPETLAQARTRIAASGAEPFQVPMLVGTYSAIATGFMSRTGGDLRQLLGRAPHCALTAALA
- a CDS encoding PQQ-dependent sugar dehydrogenase, whose amino-acid sequence is MRTKPLRHRRVRHLLTAVACAFGCLLPVSPAAARPADPAAARPADAVGVPTPAAVEYQQVTLAKGVAEMGEPMTLAVLPDRSVLHTARDGTVRLTNAAGTTTVAGKLDVYGHDEEGLQGVAVDPGFASNRHVFLYYAPKLSTPGGDAPSDGAASDFAPFDGVNRLSRFVLRTDGTLDLAGEKKILDVPASRGICCHVGGDIDFDAVGNLYLSTGDDTNPFASDSYTPIDERSTRNPAFDAQRSSANTNDLRGKVLRIKVNADGSYTIPSGNLFPAGTAKTRPEIYAMGFRNPFRMSVDKPTGIVHLGDYGPDAGTASPTRGPGGQVEFNRITKPGNFGWPYCTGDNVAYIDYDFATKASGSAFNCAAPTNNSPNNTGLTTLPPAQPAWIPYDGGSVPEFGNGSESPMGGPVYRYDAASTSAVKFPQEFDGDYFAGEFGRRWIKRIETGTDGAVQSINSFPWSGTQVMDMAFGPDGALYVLDYGTGYFSGDANSALYRIEHVTDGLAPTAQAKANVTSGRAPLAVSFSSAGSTDPDGDALTYAWTFGDGASSTAANPTHTYAADGQFTATLKVTDTTGKSATASVRITVGNTAPTVRLDLPVDGSIHDFGDAIPFKTTVTDPEDGTIDCTKVKVTFIVGHDSHGHPQTSTTGCQGTLQTLADGEHDPNANIFGVLDAEYTDKGAAGQPALTTHDQHVVQPSHRQGEHYGASAGVDVISHAPAHGGKTVGNIENGDWISFTPYALGNATRFTARVSSAGAGGTIEVRAGSTTGTLLGTATVPVTGGWETFQDVTADLSNQPGGSTSLHLVFKGGSGPLFDVDEFSFTTGGTSRAGEVKGVNGKCLDIDNAQTADGTKAQIWTCNGSAAQRWTVPADGTLRALGKCLDVSGGGGADGTRIQLWTCNGSGAQGWAAQSDGTVRNPQSGKCLDASGGTWNDGTPVHLWTCHANTNQKWTLP